The proteins below come from a single Dermacentor albipictus isolate Rhodes 1998 colony chromosome 7, USDA_Dalb.pri_finalv2, whole genome shotgun sequence genomic window:
- the LOC139047597 gene encoding histone H4 — protein sequence MSGRGKGGKGLGKGGAKRHRKVLRDNIQGITKPAIRRLARRGGVKRISGLIYEETRGVLKVFLENVIRDAVTYTEHAKRKTVTAMDVVYALKRQGRTLYGFGG from the coding sequence atgtctggacgtggcaagggcggcaaggggctcggcaagggtggcgcgaagcgtcatcgtaaggtgttgcgtgacaacatccaaggcatcaccaagcctgccatccgtcgcctcgctcgccgtggtggtgtcaagcgtatctctggcctgatctacgaggagacacgcggtgtgctcaaggtgttcctcgagaacgtgatccgggacgccgtcacctacactgagcacgccaagcgcaagaccgtgaccgccatggacgtggtgtatgccctcaagcgtcagggccgcaccctctacggtttcggaggctaa